Genomic DNA from Schistosoma haematobium chromosome 1, whole genome shotgun sequence:
atcttgcgaggcaggatcgtggatacacactactgaggagttccacaatagggcgaaatagccgttcaatgcttccaggtttcccatagtgatctagcttcaattgattcatatgttctcaactattgaaatgacacTTTATTTTActaatgttttctttttgtttatttattctttagaaTTTTCATTAGTCATTTTTATTTGCTGAGTCATAGTGAGtacctgtttttttttctctttttttttcgtGAAAATAATGATTCATGCAACTAATGTGATACAACTAATCATGTTCACATgttcgattatatatatattgccctAGACTTTAGGGGGCATAATCATAGTAACTTTTTAAGATAGATTATAACAACTTGTGTGATGTCCTATAAATTTGCATTATTTTGTGACCCTACGAGTTAGACATATTTTCTTTAATTGACCAATATACAAAGGATttatctatatatgtatattatataGCGCAATACACAAAGAGATGGCAGCgttgattcattcattcattcatctacTAAAAGTTTAGCTGATTCATGTTTAAAGCAgaaaaaataacacaaaattAACAACAAAACAACTTACATGActcattattttaaacaaaaattttaaCCGCTAAAACCAACTCATAAACCACCATAGTTTAGGGTAGAAATGATTTTCTTCTTTATTAGTATTACCGGCACAAAAAAAAGCGAGCCTATATAGTCCCTTTGGTATCATTCAACCAGTCTGCAGAAACTTCTTCATGAAAACTGTAAAACGTTaggttgtttattttattagctTGAAATCTTTTAGTGATGTTTATCGTGTACTGAAAATTCATGAATCCAGTCTTGATCAAGTAACCTATTAGATTTATTCGGTTTACATTGTCAATTGAGGACTAACTGAAAGGTGTTTGgatgaaatttaatttttttttgtctAGAAATCACAATCGAATTTGATCAAAGAGACGTTAGAGATAAAGAGcttcaaataaaatgaatttgttcCAGCAACTTTATTTCGAATTCTGAATCTCATATTATCATTGGttattgttataataataataataataataataatcataataataatctggTTGATTGTGAAACCAAGAGTAAAAGAGACACTTTGATAGCCATTACCGAAGAACTAAATACTGAATAGCTATATGATCAGTAGTTGATTCACCTCATTATAAAGCTGACTCCTGACAAGTAAATACGTTAGGACCTGTTCATCAGTGATTATCTAAATATACTTCAAAAATCTCATTCCAGCTGGTAAACTGAATCACCCTAACTGGTTTGAAATGACCATGGTGCCTGGTGACGTAGCGTTCTTGTTTACCAAAGCACTTCATTAAGAAACCATAAATATTACCTACCAGGGTTTTGATCTTCTGTCTTTGACAGTACTTCAATTCAAACGTTTACTTCCTAAATGCTTAGGAGTCATTCAGTCCCAATTTAGCTGTAAAATATATCATCAAACTGATGGCGTAACACTAGGGAATTTGTTGGGTTCTCCCCTGTCACATATCTTTTTAtggatattaaaaatatcaaacttAAACATATGATTATGATGAATCTCCAGTTACTTAGTACTGTTTCATCTAATTTTTGAGTTTTTTCTGTTATCTGATCCAGGACCTGCAAGTTCACAGGTTACTCATTGAAATTTTATTACAGTTCAGTCATTTCTCAAAtatctattatcatttttatttcatcaaaaCACACAGAAATACTTATTCAATTGTTTCTTCTACCATAGTCTCAACATCAAGTTTTCCATATCCATCAACATTCCTCTATATCTCCCTCAATTAACCTCTAACCCCCCCCAGCCGACTTGTTTCTGCCTTCATATTCCTTCTAACTACATTTCGCCTCAACCTTAACACCTTATCAAGTTACGCAATCCTTTTCTTGGTGAGAATAACATTTTTTGTGCTTTTATTTATTCCTCTTTTCTGTTGCTATGTTCAGCGAATTGTTgtcactgttattattattattattattattattattattattatcattaacagATATATTATTGCATATCATTTTggagaaatatatatgtatttaggATTACAGAACTTTAAAAGAAAATTCTTTGAGAAGAGAATTATCGCTTCactgaaccaatctttcttatttttataaaagtttaatttatcagtcaatcttgaatgttttaattaaaatatctaTGAATTTGTCGATGTTATATAAACGAGGACAAAATTGACAATAGTTGAATAGTTTAAATTTAGACATAAACGAActcgtttttgttgttgttgttgcagaAAGAGTGTATTACATGTGTATAGTATGTCTCTTTCATATTGAATCCCAACTGTGGTAGATCAGTCTGAAATATATGAAtgatctcaatatacacaaaaggaaaagcaagattctccgatacaacacagcatgcaccaatccaatcaaaattgacggagaagatttggaagatgtaaaaacctttacgtatttgggcagcatcattgatgaacagggtggatctgatgcagatgtgaaagcgcggatcgggaaagcaagaacagcatatttacaactgaggaacatctggaactcaaagcaactgtcaaccaacatgaaggtcaggattttcaatacaaatgtcaagacagttctactgtatggggcagaaacctggagaacaacgaaagccatcatccagaagatacaagtgtttattaacagttgtctacgcaaaatacttcggatccgttggccggacactattagcaacaaccaactgtgggaaagaacaaaccagatcccagtggaggaagaaatcaggaagaagcgctggaagtggatgagacacacattgaggaaaacacccgACTttatcacgagacaagccctcacatggaatcctcaaggccaaaggaaaagaggaagaccaaagaacacattacgctggaaaatggagatagacatgagaaaaatgaacaagaattgaatggaactagaaaagaaggcccaggacagagtgggttggggaatgatggtcggtggcctatgctccattaggagtaacaggtgtaagtaagtgagtaaaaCTGAAGAAAAATTTCAGAAGGTTTCAAATACCttcttattttaaatgaaaatcaatgATAGACTAATAAATGATCGTATTAATGAAAACACAGATCTGAATATATTTATCTGGAAATATTTAAGATCCTCAATATTTTATTTCGATTTTCATTTTAGACTTTATTGTAAACGATTACTTGAAATAGACAAAACAGGACCATTTATATATTGGTTTATGAATAAATCAGTTTGAATCACCACTTTAGTGTcacttatttattaattacGTTTCTATCTTATCTTGTCAATGATTTCTGGACTAAAATTAATACAAACTATTGTCATATTCATAAAGTTGATAGCTCATACATGCTAAAAATAAAAGTACCTTATCGAATAACATGATATGATCTTTAGCTTTAGGCGGTAAGTCTGGTGCTGCATTGAAGCTACTTATCActcaataataaagattattattattctaggTAAAATAATTTCTTAAAAAATACATCctttcagtggtgtatttcatTATTTCTCATTTAAGTATGTTAGTAATTATTATCTAGTAATTAGTATTATGTGCTTGAATATACAGATATATAAGGAAAGAGAATAACTGAGCAATAAATAGTGTATATTAGATTTGAAATTATACAACACCGAGGTAAGTGAATATACACAAGAAATgcaatttttcttcttttttttctcttcaaaatgaaatgaaattcaagTAAAAATTACAACTTTCTTTTTTAAGGAACTTTAGAAGAAACCTTTCGAGTTAAGAAaaagaacacacacaaaagaaGTCAAAGAAAgttcatgataatgattatTGTTAAAAGTGTTATTTCCATATACGACATGTATTGTCTTTAGATCCAGTTATAATTGTATCACTTTCATAATTGAATGCACAACTAAATACTTCATCTGTATGTCCAGATAAAATATCTTTTAGTTCACCAGTTTCTACATCCCATAAACGTGCTGTTTTATCTGAACTAGCTGTTAATActagactaccaggtgaattaaAACATACCTggtaaagaaaacaataatggttaatattaaaaaaatatcaacTTATAGGGGCGAGAAATTCAGAAATGAGTAAGTGACTTCAAGTTCGTAGTATATATATCAGACAAAATGTTGTATATCGAACATAGTTGGTTCGTTTCAATGACGTAAGCAATACTAGAATACCATAGTGTCATTTGAATTAGAATTTACGGTTTGGAATTTAAGTTTACGGTTAGGATTAAAGTTCAGGAGTCTTGGTTAAAATTAGAGACTAAGATTTAGGGTTAAATGTTCAAAATTAGAGTATTATTCACAATTACAATGAAAAGTTTAAGATTAGAATTTAAGACTAACCGTTAGCTTAATCACAATCCTAACCTCTAACCTGAACTCTTAATTTGAAATTACAAACTTCATTCTGTAACCTTGATCGACACCGTAGTTCTTGATTGTAAACTATTCATCCGAACTTTAAAGTCTAAATCCTAATCCTAGAATCATAAATAGTTCATTAAGTTCGCCTCTATGAGTCAGCTTTAAcacattttattgataaataataaatgttacaTTTAAGGCTAACTGTGACAACTTTTTTCGAGTTCAGATTCTTACACTGACGTTTGTTGTTATCTGATTAGTCGTTCCTACTTTCTATTCGTTACTTTTACTATATACCTCAAGGTCAAATTTGCCAATAAATGTATAGAATTATTCAATTACAATTCCGACTTCTTTGAAAATCATgcttgttatatcctagtgaagattaaattgcgggtaacttccaaggactattaatggactaatattctcattgtataattattcagtaattagattatgtatatttatattcctcttattataagctgcattttgacccataatttactattatacgatttactgttcttaaattatactcagtttattaattactgtcttccacgttcacagccacttattggcttgatcttgtataaatattatttcctattttatggtgggTTGATGTctctttggttgatagacaaatccagtatgtttgaaatatatgattcgcatagtggaagctggtattggtgttctggactcaagtggacgggctaggcgaacataggaccaataaggacgctaggctgctcatactgtTCGAACGCCATTGGTTTGgtacagtgctaagattgtataagtcgtattttgattggtggataaatcacgtgaaaaaaagccggacataaagtcacaacaatgcTATTTTCCAAACTCCCGATTACTTTCTTTCTCCAATCACCACAACGATCGTTGATATGTTATTGTGCATGAATCTTTTGTggtggcttagcttcgttaatcaatcaccttgataaccgttattatataaatctaaACGGTGTTTGAATTCAGAAGGCAATAATAAGTGGCGACTACAGCACAGATAAAAAAGTTGCAAGCACATCGAGCGAATTGCACCCGAGaggttttatatatatatatatatatatatatatatatatatatatatatatatatatatatatgaacgtGACCGGCATTTCAAGTATCGAAAAGGAATTACAATGAGAACGAATATCGAGTTAGATTAAAAGTGTCCTTGAGAGTCCAACAATCGAGAAACAAATTATTACAAGTGAATCAGTGGATATAACAATGTGACGCCTTGTTTTAATGCAATGTgctttaatttaaataaataaattactcaTTTAAGACCTGACAGAATTCTAGATTCATAAAAAGTGTCCTCCATATGTTTTAGTTAATTTCCTATTGGGATCAAGCTATTTTACCCTCATTGTCAAGTCTGTATAGATTTCCATCTTTATTATCTTTGTATGTTAAATTATACTACTTACTAATATTCAGTAACCAAGCAAGTCTAGTGTTTTTTGAAGGGACAGCGTGGTATCTCTTCTGTTAGTTTAACATTTCTAAGCATAGACATAAACAgataatattcaatttatttattattgtaattgaatgttcttaataataatatcgtATTGCAGATAATCTTATGTTTTAATCTTCAGATGCTACATGTCTATTTGTTGTATATTCGGAAGCTTCGATAGGATTTAAGACAAATTTtcgaataacttaagaacatGTTAAATAGCTTGAACTCGTAGGTCTCCGTTATTAAAACGCCAAAATCTCCCACTTTTGCCTCTATAATGAAATGTTACTGGTCATTCGACTGGTCATTAATAAGATGAGATGACCCACGAATGTGAGTCGACTTAAGTTACTACAATTGATATCAACACATCTAGTGAAACCGACGGACAGGAGAAGCAATAGAAGGGAAATAACATAAGCTGCATTGGGAAGCTTAGCACAAAAGTATCATTCGAAAGAAGAAGATGAAATCAGTAAGCCAAGAGTGTGAAACAACAGTAAGCCCAAGATCCATAGAATGACTATGACTGGATACATCTGAGCCAGTGGGTCCAGATTCATACCACATGATTTAGTCTCTCAAACCATATTTTGTGAGTGTCCTCCGGATCCCAAGTAAGACCTCTTGATGTAAACCGTTTTTACAGTCAAGGATTTAATAGGCTGATACAATTTGTTCGTTCAATTACTTTTATCTTTCTTCAAAATCACTCATGTCAGGTAGCATTCAACATTGAAGTAGGCTGTAGTAACACATAACCCAATCACCTAATTGAATGAAGGCTAATATCCTCACAAATCAGCTAGTCATTTCTACCCAAAAACCGTCTGcctaacctcattattactcACCTGATAGTTCAACAGTACCTGAACAACGCTTCAAATGTATATTTGACCGAATACTTACAATCTACATGTGTACTCTACCTTTAAAGTCCAAGttacaaaataatcaaaaaatttcgcaaattactgaaataaattaCGATAAAAAGGAAACCGAGGTCGAATGCACCATATTtaaagataaaataatttttaatagtaaAAGATAACTTACTTTGCTAACTTCGCCTTCATGTCCTATAAGTGTAGACAGGAATTTTGCACTTTTTGTCTCTCCACTTATACCAACATTCCATACTTTTGCGGTACCGTCAGCACTAGCACTAGCCAGACGTCGACCACTGGGATCAAATGTTACATCTAATACTTCATCTTGATGACCGGTAAGCAAGTGTAGTTGACGACCAGTTCTAGTATCCCACACCTAGACGTGTtagttaatttgcataaaatgttagGAAAAAAATAAGTGATAGTCGTAATTACTGTGGAAGTACAGTTAAGTACCTTTTCTTTACTATGAATTTAAAATCAGAACTCTGATTAGGTTTATCAGTCTCTTTTTACTTATTTCGCTGTATGTGGCCTGTGCCTGAAATCTTTTCAGAACAGTTAGAACAAGATTCGCTTGATCTGGtaacataaatatattaaatagGTAAGGATTGTCTCTATTGTCGCTGATGATGATTCCATTAATATTTCCGTCTTAGTTAACACATAGTACCTTGGAACTACAATTCTAACCGTAGACTATCAATCTTAAAACATTCGATTATATTGTTTGTAATCAAACTCACTCTAACAGTCTTGTCCATTGAAGCTGTTGCAACTAAACAAGTATCATAAGTGAATGAGGCAGCTGAGACTTCTGCAGCATGACCAATCAGATGGTGTGTGCGTTCACCAGTTCTTACATCCCATAAACAAACAGTATGATCAAAGCTTCCTGTTAACATTAGGCGTCCATTACCTGCTCCGCATACAGAATCTCCATAAGGACCATTATTTTCACTTGATGTTCCATAAGTTGTAATTGAATTGCACTGAGAAAATTGTAATGCAATAACTTCAGCTGTGTGACCATTTAAACTGGCTAATTCACTTCCAGTTTCTACATCCCATAATTTTGCGAGAGTATCCATACTAcctaaaataaatcattatcaatGATTTCTAAGcatcatttataataaaatatctaCTCACTGAAAAACTGAGTgtgaaaaatatttatcatcCAGCATACATCGCATTATCTTTGTAGAtggttaaaattaatttaaaaggGATTATATTTCTACGCTGTTGTTTGGACAGTTTACAAATCACTAATGAATCTTAATTTTCAGATCATTCATTCAATTTTATGTAAAAGTAGTAAATTTGACTGatagatttcattcattttttaaagCGAAATGGATATTTTTCTTCCAGTAGTCTTCAGAAATTCCATACAATTATTCCAACCCAGCGATTAGTTCTCACGTAAGTCTTAAACCAAAAGGCAGGATCTGTTTAAAAGTACAGTCCTGGTATCCGAAGCAAAGTAAGCACCATGGGTTTTTAACCTCGGAAAGTGAGATGTCCGACCGTCAATTTCACACAATCAGAAACGCTATCTTAAGTAAAATGTGCCCCATATGTGAATGAGTGTAAGTCTTCAGAACACAAGATAAATCACAAAATAGAACACAGTTGTGTCAAGAAGGAGTGTTAGAAGTTAATAAGAATGGTTCAGAATGGAAATTTCAAAGAATATTCAGGATAAGTAAAGGCTTAATAGAATACACAAGGAAACCGTTGATTTCGTTCCCATTATGTCTTGATGCCCAAAAGTTATGAGAAATAAAACTAGTTACTTAgtaattattagtagtataagtAATACACGAAAAGGAGATTGGCAAAAAGAAGTTGATGTGTAACCTATATATGTTTTGATGTTGTACTCCTAAGTATTTACATAAACTAATAACATCTCTTTTATTTGTCATTGAACACAAAGTCTCTCAGCACTCGTAGTGGTCACTTTCAGTTTTTGTGAATTCGTTGAATCATTGTCTAAAAACTGCAGCTTCCATATTTTTATGCTCATAGTCTCCGTTTGATAGTTGATAGTCCTTATTGATTGTAGACAAAGATACCGATTGTCATTTAAGCTACCAAATATTATCACTAGTCTACGTAATAATTGAAAGAAGAACTCTCCTTTCCATATATACGGACGCATTAATCGCCACAGACACCCCACGAGTTGAGATTTGTAACTAATTTACATATATTTCTTAGAGAACCGTTCTGTAGATAAATCTTCGTTCTGAACCTGGATTTCTTCCGCCCTTTGTGAACTTAGGTAGGTGTGCCTGAagaccgattaccacgatgcgcAATGTTGCCTAGTGTTGGAGACGAATATAAGAAAGTTAAGGGTGGCctaaccaaaacgtggcatcagtccataaagttattaacttctggtctgagccatgttggatgccgactagttggttggggtccgcgtgactatcgtaaccaatggttggagactcttggtgacatggctcagaatcgatcacaatagcgtaaGTGTACACActatgtcttcccttaaactatgggattaaaattgcttcatatctttctttctacgtactaattctttcttcctgtactatatccttatgcataatctttcttttatatattactaccattaacGTAACTGCTTCCATGAATttgttgttcatcttgttgtgctaatgaggtgcatatatgtgcctgagcctacgttgtagttgactgactgactgagtcgGTTATTAAGTCTTTAACGTTTTGAAAAAAGAACCCAATGATTTTCAGTATAGGGATGTGGAGATTTTTGAGttaagattgatatcatgaatggacattaacaccattggagaTACgtactgccgaggagtcctgtactaggccaaaacggccgtccggtgcttccaggttttcaatggttgtctaatattgattcattcatgacatcaatattaaatcaatgatttgttattatttcttatagCCAAATGAAAAGAATGTAATGGAAAGGAATGAACcccattatttttattttattctagtatGTTATCGTTGAATAATTGTTGTATTTTTTAGTAGTATTTAAAAGTTTAGGAATCAATCttatattttaatttgtatttggtCAACATTTGATAATATTATGTTTATCCTTCAATAAATTTCGGACAACTTCAACCGTTTGCTTGATGTCTGTTTCTATTTTACACAGCTTTTTAAGCAGAGTTAggtggtggctagcagtagaacttaagacgcacgtttcatcctatttcggATACGTCAGCTGcatgtacttgcatcccagaattgattttatttaagtaTATTTATATGGCTTCTTGTGAACGTAAGAGATGAACTCTGGGAGCATGATGGGAGTTTGATGGAGTTCTGTTGATAAGTTAAAAAAAATAGCTTTCTATTAATGCACCGACTGGTATCATTTGGATGCATTGGAATGAAACTTCCTATGAGAAGCAAGTAATTACTCAACCTAGCATGGGATTAGATATAGTCCTTACAGATAAAACAGTCTGCACATAACAGATTAATGCATTATTCCATGACTGTTGCGAAGTTCAGAAATTATCTTCGAACAACGACCTCACATAAAAGACTGAGCGAATGAGCTTGAAAAAACACGTCCAGTTTTCGAGGGCTTATACGCAGTTCTCAGATGCACTGGAGCTGTGACATGCAGACTAAATGCTctgttaaaagtaaataaagcGGTTTATCGCCTCATCCAATTATAGATAATGGTAGATTCATCTTAACACGTGACCTTTGGAATACCAGCAGTAATCCTAAGGTTACTACACAGAGACGTAATAAAACACAATGTAAAAGACAGTTTTTAATTTTTTCTACAGAATCAAGAATTTAAAAATGGTGAACAAATTGATGACATTACATGATGTATCACCTTTATTCACGAAAATGATTCTGATGGAAAtagttatattcatatatagTAAACTATGAAGTTGAGAAATAGAAATAAGTATTTGTATTTCCTCTTTAAAAGGACTTCTCAAATACatggtaaatatatattttttgttcaaCACGAATTTCTTTTGGAAGT
This window encodes:
- the WDR69 gene encoding Dynein assembly factor with WDR repeat domains 1 (EggNog:ENOG410VAJK~COG:A) — protein: MKLKRFLLRYYPPGIILDYEQGGATKTKSIDLLELTPESDTEEILKELCSKEPLITEKRKIQVQELIERLKSKLCSSSKTKFGQYKILRAHILPLTNVAFNKSGSHFITGSYDRTCKVWQTETGCEVYTLEGHRNVVYAIAFNLPFSDKIATGSFDKTARLWSAETGKCHYILQGHTAEVVCIQFNPISNLIATGSMDTLAKLWDVETGSELASLNGHTAEVIALQFSQCNSITTYGTSSENNGPYGDSVCGAGNGRLMLTGSFDHTVCLWDVRTGERTHHLIGHAAEVSAASFTYDTCLVATASMDKTVRVWDTRTGRQLHLLTGHQDEVLDVTFDPSGRRLASASADGTAKVWNVGISGETKSAKFLSTLIGHEGEVSKVCFNSPGSLVLTASSDKTARLWDVETGELKDILSGHTDEVFSCAFNYESDTIITGSKDNTCRIWK